Proteins from a genomic interval of Piliocolobus tephrosceles isolate RC106 unplaced genomic scaffold, ASM277652v3 unscaffolded_19177, whole genome shotgun sequence:
- the LOC111535597 gene encoding LOW QUALITY PROTEIN: uncharacterized protein C2orf27A-like (The sequence of the model RefSeq protein was modified relative to this genomic sequence to represent the inferred CDS: deleted 1 base in 1 codon) produces DPPASALELKVWLELEVKERGDQHSPSQQLPHCSQSRAQWKLWRQRPGCATCAPLPHWRGTSLIQQSSSSAAEEAAATAAGGVCLPAGEQEKEPVSRGSSRSSCSQRRPPPPGMEVCPQLGIWVVCL; encoded by the exons gatccaccagcctcagctctTGAGCTGAAAGTGTGGCTGGAGCTAGAGGTGAAAGAG CGGGGTGACCAGCACAGCCCCAGCCAGCAGCTCCCTCACTGCTCCCAGTCCAGGGCTCAGTGGAAACTATGGAGGCAGAGACCAGGATGTGCAACCTGTGCTCCTCTGCCTCACTGGAGAGGGACTTCACTCATTCAGCAGAGCAGCAGCTCAGCTGCTGAAGaggctgctgctactgctgctgggGGTGTTTGCCTGCCTGCAGGAGAGCAGGAAAAGGAGCCTGTGAGCAGGGGTTCCAGCAGGTCCTCCTGCTCCCAGAGGCGGCCTCCTCCTCCAGGCATGGAGGTTTGCCCTCAGCTGGGCATCTGGGTCGTTTGCCTATAA